One part of the Georgfuchsia toluolica genome encodes these proteins:
- a CDS encoding bifunctional riboflavin kinase/FAD synthetase has protein sequence MQISVSVPEQSTTPTALTIGNFDGLHLGHRAMLDKLIAVARAHHLPACVLTFEPHPREFFTPDQAPARLTGMREKLALLQAAGVDHTFVLRFGRQLAAQTPQEFIDRVLVQGFGVQHLIIGDDFCFGRKRAGNLATLQAAGAAQGFTVDAMHTVEVDGIRVSSSAVREALFAGNLELAARLLGRTYNVAGRVIHGDKIGRKLGFPTANIQFRRKRIPLDGVFAVTVEGLQERPLQGAASIGVRPTLGYGLKPVLEVHLLDFSAEIYRQHVSVNFVHKLRDQKKYDSVDALKEQIARDVDDTRRYFAGLTRIAANATPEDKSA, from the coding sequence ATGCAAATTTCAGTCAGCGTTCCGGAGCAATCGACAACCCCGACGGCACTGACCATCGGCAATTTCGATGGTCTGCATCTGGGGCATCGCGCCATGCTCGACAAGCTGATTGCCGTGGCGCGGGCGCACCATCTGCCGGCCTGTGTGCTGACCTTCGAACCACATCCGCGCGAGTTCTTCACTCCGGATCAGGCTCCGGCGCGCCTGACCGGCATGCGCGAAAAACTGGCGCTGTTGCAGGCGGCGGGGGTGGACCATACTTTCGTGTTGCGCTTCGGACGCCAACTCGCGGCACAGACGCCGCAGGAGTTCATCGACCGCGTGCTGGTGCAGGGGTTCGGCGTGCAACACCTGATCATCGGCGACGACTTCTGCTTCGGCAGGAAACGCGCCGGCAATCTCGCCACCTTGCAGGCGGCGGGCGCGGCGCAGGGCTTTACGGTGGACGCGATGCATACCGTGGAGGTGGATGGCATTCGCGTTTCCAGTTCCGCCGTGCGCGAGGCGCTGTTTGCGGGCAACCTGGAACTGGCCGCGCGCCTGCTCGGCCGCACCTACAACGTGGCAGGGCGGGTGATCCACGGCGACAAGATCGGCCGCAAACTCGGTTTTCCCACGGCGAATATCCAGTTTCGCCGCAAACGCATTCCGCTCGACGGCGTGTTTGCGGTGACCGTGGAAGGCCTGCAGGAGCGACCCTTGCAAGGCGCGGCCAGCATCGGCGTGCGGCCGACCCTGGGCTATGGCCTGAAGCCGGTGCTGGAAGTGCATCTGCTCGACTTTTCCGCGGAGATTTACCGTCAGCATGTGTCGGTGAATTTTGTGCACAAGCTGCGCGATCAGAAAAAATACGACTCGGTCGATGCCTTGAAAGAGCAGATTGCCCGTGATGTGGATGACACCAGAAGGTACTTTGCAGGATTAACGCGTATAGCCGCCAACGCCACCCCTGAGGATAAAAGTGCGTAA